In Rahnella variigena, one DNA window encodes the following:
- a CDS encoding glutamate synthase small subunit, with amino-acid sequence MSQNVYQFVDLQRVDPPKKALKIRKIEFVEIYEPFSATQAASQADRCLSCGNPYCEWKCPVHNYIPNWLKLANEGRIMEAADLAHQTNSLPEVCGRVCPQDRLCEGSCTLNDEFGAVTIGNIERYINDKAIEMGWRPDMSHVQPTGKRVAIIGAGPAGLACADVLTRNGVKAVVYDRHPEIGGLLTFGIPAFKLEKSVMTKRREIFTEMGIEFQLNTEVGKDITIDALLAEYDSVFLGVGTYQSMRGGLANEDAPGVYDALPFLIANTKQLMGYDDSQEEPYVTMDKKRVVVLGGGDTAMDCVRTSIRQGATHVTCAYRRDEENMPGSRREVKNAREEGVDFKFNLQPLSIELNDSGRVCGVRMARTELGAPDAHGRRRAEIVAGSEHVMEADAVVMAFGFRPHKMEWLAAHDVELDTQGRIVAPEGSDNAFQTSNPKIFAGGDAVRGSDLVVTAIAEGRKAAEGIMNFLEV; translated from the coding sequence ATGAGTCAAAACGTTTATCAATTTGTCGACTTACAGCGTGTTGATCCGCCGAAAAAAGCGCTGAAGATCCGTAAAATTGAGTTTGTGGAAATTTACGAGCCGTTCTCAGCAACTCAGGCTGCATCGCAGGCAGACCGCTGTCTGTCCTGTGGTAACCCTTACTGCGAATGGAAATGCCCGGTTCACAACTACATTCCGAACTGGCTGAAGCTGGCGAACGAAGGTCGCATCATGGAAGCCGCCGACCTCGCGCACCAGACCAACAGCCTGCCGGAAGTCTGCGGACGCGTTTGCCCGCAGGACCGTCTGTGCGAAGGTTCCTGCACCCTGAACGATGAGTTCGGTGCGGTGACCATCGGTAATATCGAGCGCTACATCAACGACAAAGCCATCGAGATGGGCTGGCGTCCGGATATGTCTCATGTGCAGCCAACCGGCAAACGTGTGGCGATCATCGGTGCAGGTCCGGCAGGTCTGGCTTGTGCCGACGTGCTGACCCGTAACGGTGTGAAAGCGGTGGTTTACGATCGCCATCCGGAAATCGGCGGCCTGCTGACTTTCGGTATTCCGGCCTTCAAGTTGGAAAAATCAGTGATGACCAAGCGTCGCGAAATCTTCACTGAGATGGGTATCGAATTCCAGCTCAATACGGAAGTCGGCAAAGACATCACCATTGATGCGCTGCTGGCGGAATACGATTCTGTGTTCCTCGGCGTTGGCACTTATCAGTCCATGCGCGGTGGTCTGGCGAACGAAGATGCGCCGGGCGTGTACGATGCCCTGCCGTTCCTCATCGCTAACACCAAGCAGCTGATGGGCTATGATGACAGCCAGGAAGAGCCTTACGTGACGATGGACAAGAAACGCGTCGTGGTGCTGGGCGGTGGTGATACCGCCATGGACTGCGTGCGTACGTCAATTCGTCAGGGCGCAACCCATGTGACCTGTGCGTACCGTCGTGATGAAGAGAACATGCCGGGCTCGCGTCGTGAAGTGAAGAATGCGCGCGAAGAAGGTGTGGATTTCAAATTCAACCTGCAACCGCTGAGCATCGAACTGAACGATTCAGGCCGCGTATGTGGCGTGCGTATGGCGCGTACCGAACTGGGCGCACCGGATGCACATGGCCGCCGTCGTGCAGAAATCGTGGCGGGTTCCGAACATGTGATGGAAGCGGATGCCGTGGTGATGGCGTTTGGTTTCCGCCCACACAAAATGGAATGGCTGGCAGCCCATGACGTCGAGCTGGACACGCAGGGACGTATCGTAGCCCCTGAAGGCAGCGACAACGCCTTCCAGACCAGCAACCCGAAAATCTTCGCCGGTGGCGATGCGGTTCGCGGTTCCGATCTGGTCGTCACGGCGATTGCCGAAGGCCGTAAGGCAGCAGAAGGCATCATGAACTTCCTCGAAGTCTGA
- the sspB gene encoding ClpXP protease specificity-enhancing factor: MEMTDMSPRRPYLLRAFYDWLLDNQLTPHLVVDVTMPGVMVPMEFARDGQIVLNVAPRAVGNLELGNDDVRFNARFGGVPRNVFVPIAAVLAIYARENGAGTMFEPEPAYEAEGAFDGDLSADEPTEPTMSVIDGDLPDVAEEDPDDEPPAPPRGGRPALRVVK, encoded by the coding sequence ATGGAGATGACCGACATGTCTCCGCGTCGCCCCTATCTGCTGCGGGCTTTTTATGACTGGTTGCTCGACAACCAGTTAACCCCGCATCTGGTGGTTGACGTGACGATGCCTGGCGTGATGGTGCCGATGGAGTTTGCGCGTGACGGACAAATCGTTCTGAACGTTGCGCCGCGTGCTGTCGGCAATCTCGAACTGGGTAACGATGATGTACGCTTTAACGCCCGTTTTGGCGGCGTGCCGCGTAACGTATTTGTACCGATCGCTGCCGTTCTGGCGATTTACGCCCGTGAAAACGGTGCCGGTACCATGTTCGAACCTGAACCTGCTTATGAAGCTGAAGGCGCCTTTGACGGCGACCTGAGCGCGGATGAGCCGACAGAGCCGACCATGTCAGTCATTGATGGCGATTTGCCAGATGTGGCTGAAGAAGATCCGGATGATGAGCCGCCGGCTCCGCCACGCGGTGGTCGCCCGGCATTGCGTGTTGTGAAATAA
- the sspA gene encoding stringent starvation protein SspA, with translation MAVAANKRSVMTLFSGPTDIFSHQVRIVLAEKGVSVEIEQVEMDHLPQDLIDLNPYRTVPTLVDRELTLFESRIIMEYLDERFPHPPLMPVYPVARGESRLMMHRIENDWYSLMRQVEQGSATEADAARKQLREELLAIAPIFSYMPYFKSEEFSLVDCYLAPLLWRLPELGIELSGAGSKELKGYMTRVFERDAFLASLTEAEREMRLHTRG, from the coding sequence ATGGCTGTCGCTGCCAACAAACGTTCGGTAATGACGCTGTTTTCCGGCCCGACCGACATTTTTAGCCATCAAGTACGTATCGTACTGGCGGAAAAAGGTGTCAGTGTCGAGATCGAGCAGGTTGAGATGGATCACCTGCCGCAGGATCTTATTGACCTCAACCCTTACCGCACCGTGCCTACGCTGGTTGATCGTGAGCTGACCCTGTTCGAATCCCGCATCATCATGGAATATCTTGATGAGCGTTTCCCGCATCCACCGCTGATGCCGGTTTATCCGGTTGCCCGTGGTGAGAGCCGTCTGATGATGCACCGCATCGAAAACGACTGGTATTCGCTGATGCGTCAAGTTGAGCAAGGTTCTGCGACTGAAGCGGACGCTGCGCGTAAGCAACTGCGTGAAGAGCTGCTGGCGATTGCGCCAATCTTCTCGTACATGCCTTACTTCAAAAGCGAAGAGTTCAGCCTGGTCGATTGCTACCTGGCTCCGCTGCTTTGGCGTTTGCCAGAGCTGGGCATTGAGCTGTCAGGTGCCGGTTCTAAAGAGCTGAAAGGCTACATGACCCGCGTCTTCGAACGTGATGCTTTCCTGGCTTCCCTGACCGAAGCAGAGCGCGAAATGCGTTTGCATACCCGAGGCTAA